A window of Fodinibius salinus contains these coding sequences:
- a CDS encoding RNA polymerase sigma factor, with the protein MDRQEEEIQLVQDILDGESHHYEVLVDRYAPMVFSVVNRFVKSDADTEELAQQIFVKTYERLSSFKGDSKFSSWLYMIAMNHCKDYAKNIRRQNKNFNEVDDHVLHQKMDQHEAADAAIENAEWNNLIKKGLDEINDKYSKAFLMKYESDMTYQAMSQRLGTSVSALKVRVYRAKKQLKDFVEQNG; encoded by the coding sequence ATGGACCGACAGGAAGAAGAAATTCAGTTAGTACAGGATATTTTAGATGGTGAGAGTCATCATTATGAAGTGTTGGTAGATCGTTATGCACCAATGGTTTTTAGTGTAGTTAATCGTTTTGTGAAGTCTGATGCAGATACAGAAGAGCTAGCTCAGCAAATTTTTGTTAAAACTTATGAGCGATTGTCTTCTTTTAAAGGGGATTCGAAGTTCTCCTCATGGCTATATATGATAGCAATGAATCATTGTAAAGATTATGCAAAAAATATTCGCCGACAGAATAAGAACTTTAACGAAGTTGATGATCATGTTTTGCATCAAAAAATGGATCAACATGAGGCAGCAGATGCAGCCATAGAAAATGCAGAATGGAATAACCTGATTAAAAAAGGCTTAGATGAAATAAATGATAAATATTCAAAGGCTTTTTTGATGAAATATGAGTCAGATATGACATATCAAGCGATGTCACAACGCTTGGGAACTTCTGTAAGTGCATTGAAGGTGCGGGTTTACAGGGCTAAAAAACAGCTAAAAGATTTTGTAGAACAAAACGGTTAA
- a CDS encoding sigma-54 interaction domain-containing protein: MDREAFQERFGLIGDSAALKQVIDKVIQVADTDITILLQGESGVGKDVTAKAIHNVSHRKHNELVIVNCGAIPEGIIESELFGHEKGSFTGAHETREGYFEKANGGTIFLDEIGDMPANVQVKLLRVLETGEYFRVGSSKVRTTDVRVIAATNKDLWELVQEDSFREDLYYRLDTVKVKLPPLRERPDDIIPIFRKFVTEFSAEYDSVFKGFSDDAKELLQSYRWPGNVRELRNVAEQLVVLEKSQFVDTEKLKKYLKGRQHTGEADNLPVLAEQKSSSNGAFGDDDQQLIYRALVGLRNDIGDLKEMLANFLYSTISQKNIKALPQNIQDEVNETEMSSMDIDVGDADENIGVQSYTEADISKETEENEFSSFFNSGDIPSIEKTEQFLIEQALNKYEGNRRKASEALGISERTLYRKLDQYGLQ, translated from the coding sequence ATGGACCGCGAAGCATTTCAAGAACGATTTGGACTTATCGGTGATTCTGCTGCACTAAAGCAGGTCATTGATAAAGTTATACAGGTTGCCGATACCGATATTACCATCTTGTTGCAAGGTGAAAGTGGCGTCGGTAAAGATGTAACGGCTAAAGCCATCCACAATGTAAGTCACCGCAAACACAACGAGCTGGTAATTGTTAACTGTGGTGCTATACCCGAAGGTATTATTGAGAGTGAACTTTTTGGGCATGAAAAGGGATCATTTACCGGTGCACATGAAACACGCGAAGGATATTTTGAGAAAGCCAACGGTGGCACTATTTTTCTCGATGAGATTGGTGATATGCCTGCTAATGTGCAGGTAAAACTGCTCAGAGTATTAGAAACTGGTGAGTATTTTCGCGTAGGATCTAGCAAGGTGAGAACTACCGATGTACGTGTAATTGCTGCTACGAATAAAGATTTGTGGGAACTTGTCCAAGAAGATTCTTTTCGCGAGGATTTATACTATCGCCTTGATACGGTCAAAGTAAAACTTCCTCCACTTCGGGAGCGTCCTGATGATATTATTCCTATTTTTCGAAAATTTGTTACCGAATTTTCTGCTGAGTATGATTCTGTATTTAAAGGTTTTTCCGATGATGCTAAAGAACTATTACAGTCATACCGCTGGCCGGGGAATGTTCGGGAGTTGCGAAACGTGGCTGAGCAGCTTGTAGTACTCGAAAAATCTCAATTTGTTGATACGGAAAAACTCAAAAAGTATTTGAAGGGACGCCAACATACCGGTGAGGCGGATAATCTACCTGTGCTTGCCGAACAGAAAAGTTCATCAAATGGGGCATTCGGAGATGATGACCAGCAGCTCATTTATCGTGCCCTGGTCGGACTCAGAAATGATATTGGCGATCTCAAAGAGATGCTAGCTAACTTTTTATATTCTACAATTTCACAAAAAAATATTAAAGCCCTGCCACAAAATATCCAAGATGAAGTAAATGAGACGGAAATGTCGAGCATGGATATTGACGTAGGAGATGCCGATGAAAATATTGGTGTACAATCATATACCGAAGCAGATATTTCGAAAGAGACTGAGGAAAATGAGTTTTCTTCATTTTTCAACAGCGGCGATATCCCTTCTATTGAAAAAACCGAGCAGTTTTTGATTGAACAAGCTCTCAATAAATATGAAGGCAATCGCCGAAAAGCATCAGAAGCATTAGGCATCAGTGAACGGACTCTTTACCGTAAGTTAGATCAATATGGACTGCAATAG
- a CDS encoding LptE family protein: protein MQSLIVLLFISVALSGCFKYSFTGTSIPEDVNSIYIPFFADQSSGGVSNLSNRLNEALVDRFINQTKLQLANNRNGADAVLEGSIRTYANQAFSLTGEQQTSRNEVTIRVQATFQYTDKEQAEWSSSFSGAATYDTNEDPIKGESNAADEALAQVANNMFNDAVSGW, encoded by the coding sequence TTGCAATCATTGATAGTCCTCCTGTTCATCAGTGTGGCACTTTCGGGCTGTTTTAAATACAGTTTTACCGGTACATCAATTCCAGAGGACGTCAATTCGATTTATATTCCTTTTTTTGCTGATCAGTCTTCGGGGGGAGTTAGCAATTTAAGCAATCGGCTTAATGAAGCTCTGGTTGATCGATTTATTAATCAAACAAAGCTGCAGCTGGCCAATAATCGCAACGGTGCTGATGCTGTGTTGGAGGGATCCATCAGAACCTATGCTAATCAAGCATTTAGCCTTACCGGCGAACAACAGACTAGTCGTAATGAAGTTACCATCAGAGTGCAAGCTACATTTCAATACACTGATAAAGAGCAAGCCGAATGGTCTTCATCATTTAGTGGAGCCGCTACCTATGACACCAATGAAGATCCTATCAAAGGAGAATCAAATGCAGCAGATGAAGCTTTGGCACAAGTGGCAAACAACATGTTTAATGACGCAGTAAGCGGATGGTAA
- a CDS encoding tetratricopeptide repeat protein: MAELPFEIPESLASYAEHFENNPVKATKRLEKQLQKRGPDAVGHFLLAWFYHQRGRKDQAVDEALKAKIFAPGSPFFKKLHYYYSHPQTFDAWTPESSASPNKQKESPTQHGPVLNLDNLIQKLSAVESERLTPNGDADKVPLDGKSSGSSENIDNLVSETLAEIHVEQGKFETAIKMYKQLKKTNTDKEEQFEKKIRQLEKQKEAKNQEE, encoded by the coding sequence ATGGCTGAACTACCTTTTGAAATACCTGAATCGCTCGCTTCTTATGCCGAACATTTCGAAAATAACCCGGTAAAAGCGACTAAGCGACTGGAGAAACAACTACAAAAAAGAGGTCCCGATGCCGTGGGACATTTTTTACTGGCATGGTTCTATCATCAACGGGGACGTAAGGATCAAGCCGTTGACGAAGCTCTTAAAGCTAAAATATTTGCTCCAGGCAGTCCTTTTTTCAAAAAATTGCATTATTATTATTCCCATCCTCAAACATTTGATGCCTGGACACCCGAATCTTCAGCATCTCCCAATAAACAAAAAGAGTCACCTACTCAACACGGACCTGTTTTAAATCTCGATAATCTTATCCAAAAACTATCGGCCGTTGAGTCTGAACGACTTACACCCAATGGTGATGCAGATAAAGTACCCTTAGATGGTAAATCTTCTGGCTCATCAGAAAATATTGATAATCTTGTCTCTGAAACACTTGCAGAAATTCATGTTGAACAGGGAAAGTTCGAGACAGCGATTAAGATGTATAAACAACTTAAAAAGACAAATACAGATAAAGAGGAGCAGTTCGAAAAAAAGATAAGACAGCTAGAGAAACAAAAAGAAGCGAAGAATCAAGAAGAGTAA
- a CDS encoding MBL fold metallo-hydrolase, translating into MQIHSFTVGPFAENTYLLIQGEEALIVDPGFAHQQEYQAVKTKIKSSGATLSAIVLTHAHVDHVLGIDKVLSDNEIPVFLSDEDHWLWNNFSSQASMFGLQAEPFDFEPQKLPITSKWEIGNFCFDIRYTPGHAPDHVSLYGSEDEILIAGDTIFKEGIGRTDLYKGDLNMLKQSIQNQLYVLPDDTTVYPGHGPATTIGHEKQSNPFVQS; encoded by the coding sequence ATGCAAATTCATTCATTTACTGTAGGTCCTTTTGCCGAGAATACCTATTTACTGATTCAGGGGGAGGAGGCTCTGATTGTTGACCCGGGATTTGCTCATCAACAGGAATACCAAGCGGTGAAAACAAAGATAAAAAGCAGTGGAGCAACTCTTTCTGCTATCGTGTTAACCCATGCTCATGTTGATCATGTGCTTGGAATCGACAAGGTGTTAAGTGACAACGAAATACCTGTTTTCCTTTCTGATGAAGATCACTGGCTGTGGAATAACTTTTCTTCTCAGGCTTCAATGTTTGGATTGCAGGCAGAGCCATTTGACTTTGAACCTCAAAAATTGCCTATAACATCCAAATGGGAGATAGGTAACTTTTGTTTTGATATACGATATACTCCGGGTCATGCGCCTGATCACGTATCACTATATGGCAGTGAAGATGAAATACTTATTGCTGGAGATACTATCTTTAAAGAGGGAATCGGACGTACTGATCTATACAAGGGTGATCTCAATATGTTAAAACAATCTATTCAGAATCAGCTGTACGTTCTTCCTGATGATACAACAGTTTATCCGGGACACGGACCAGCAACTACAATTGGGCATGAAAAGCAATCCAATCCCTTTGTACAATCATAG
- the rpmE gene encoding 50S ribosomal protein L31, translated as MKEGIHPDYNEITVVMSDGTEFKTRSTIDTEDGTFHSEVDSKNHPFYTGNMNYQKKAGRIDRFKERYGQD; from the coding sequence ATGAAAGAAGGAATTCATCCGGACTATAATGAAATTACGGTTGTCATGAGTGATGGCACCGAGTTTAAAACGCGTAGTACTATTGATACCGAAGATGGTACATTTCACAGCGAAGTTGATTCTAAAAATCACCCATTCTATACGGGCAATATGAACTACCAGAAGAAGGCTGGTCGTATTGATCGCTTTAAAGAGCGTTACGGTCAAGATTAG
- a CDS encoding magnesium chelatase, giving the protein MSQLHKSVSTLGELKKSSWQPQSVKEEIRSNLIAKIQSGEPLFPNIKGYDHSVIPQLQHALLAKHDFILLGLRGQAKTKILRQLVTFLDEYVPIVEGSQINDDPLHPVSKQARELVDKQGDETPIRWLHRSERYGEKLATPDTAVADLIGDIDPIKAASEKLHLADENVINFGLVPRTNRGIFGINELPDLQPRIQVALLNIMQERDIQIRGFNIRIPMDILMVFSANPEDYTNRGNIITPLKDRIDSQILTHYPKKMDIAMEITEQEAWISRGEDIEVVIPRIYKELLEQIVFVARDSEYIDQKSGVSTRMTITAMEQLISAAERRAILNGESTTVARITDVFHIVPALTGKLELVYEGEQEGVTNVAKHIIGKAIKTIFENYFPDPEEQKKQEGGSLYEPVLNWFANGNSLELADSLDQKQYQKKLQQIPELETIAQKYLEIPTAQDPAVMDFIIEALHQHSMLGKEDLDNQRSYSDMLGSVLGSMDDFDNLEDFTE; this is encoded by the coding sequence ATGTCGCAGCTTCATAAATCGGTATCTACACTTGGTGAGCTTAAAAAATCATCATGGCAACCTCAGTCGGTTAAGGAGGAAATCCGAAGCAATTTAATCGCCAAGATACAGTCCGGTGAACCATTGTTTCCGAATATTAAAGGGTATGACCATTCAGTGATACCACAGCTGCAACATGCACTGTTGGCCAAGCATGATTTTATACTGCTGGGACTGCGCGGGCAAGCTAAAACTAAGATACTCCGTCAGCTTGTTACTTTTTTGGATGAATATGTGCCAATAGTTGAAGGGTCTCAAATTAATGACGATCCGCTGCATCCGGTTTCCAAACAGGCACGTGAACTGGTCGATAAACAGGGAGATGAGACCCCCATCCGTTGGCTTCACCGAAGCGAACGGTACGGTGAAAAGCTGGCCACACCCGATACAGCTGTGGCAGATCTTATCGGTGATATTGATCCCATTAAAGCAGCCTCTGAGAAGTTGCACCTGGCTGATGAGAATGTAATCAATTTTGGCTTAGTACCGCGTACCAACCGGGGTATCTTTGGTATTAACGAGCTACCCGACCTGCAGCCGCGCATTCAGGTTGCGCTGCTCAATATTATGCAGGAGCGTGATATTCAGATTCGTGGATTCAATATCCGCATTCCTATGGACATTTTGATGGTATTTTCTGCCAATCCTGAAGATTATACCAACCGCGGAAATATTATTACCCCTTTAAAAGATCGGATTGATTCTCAAATATTAACGCACTATCCCAAGAAGATGGATATTGCGATGGAAATTACTGAGCAAGAGGCATGGATAAGCCGTGGTGAAGATATTGAGGTAGTCATCCCCCGCATTTATAAAGAATTGTTAGAGCAGATTGTTTTCGTGGCGCGGGATTCAGAATATATTGATCAGAAAAGCGGTGTTTCGACACGTATGACGATTACGGCGATGGAGCAGCTGATTTCTGCAGCTGAGCGAAGAGCTATTCTCAATGGTGAGTCGACAACTGTGGCACGTATAACGGATGTATTCCACATCGTTCCGGCACTGACCGGTAAGCTTGAACTTGTGTATGAAGGCGAACAGGAAGGGGTAACAAATGTAGCCAAGCATATTATTGGTAAGGCTATCAAAACTATTTTCGAAAACTATTTTCCAGACCCTGAAGAACAGAAAAAACAGGAGGGAGGGAGTTTGTATGAGCCTGTTTTAAATTGGTTTGCCAATGGAAATAGCCTTGAACTGGCTGACAGTCTTGACCAAAAACAGTATCAGAAAAAGCTACAGCAGATTCCTGAGTTGGAAACTATTGCTCAAAAATATTTGGAGATTCCCACAGCTCAAGACCCCGCAGTGATGGATTTTATCATTGAGGCACTGCATCAACATTCTATGCTTGGCAAAGAGGATTTGGACAACCAGCGTTCGTATTCCGATATGCTGGGAAGTGTACTTGGTTCGATGGATGACTTTGATAATTTAGAAGATTTTACGGAATGA